From the genome of Arthrobacter sp. ERGS1:01:
ACCGCCGCTGTTCCGGCGGCGCCGGACCCTGTGCGCCAATTTCCGGCACACACCGCAAGGGCAATGCAGGCCTTGCGGTAGCCGGGCACCCTGACCCGGCGGCCGGCAAGCTCCGCGGCGGGAACCCGTTCCAGCTTGACCACCAGGGCCAGGAAAATGTCGTGCGCCAGCCGCACGGCCCTCCTGGCGGGCGGGGAAAGGAACACCATGCCGGCCTTGGCAACCGCCAGGTCGTGGCGGATCTCGGCGAGCAACGCCATTTTGTGCCCGTCGTCGAAGGCCGCCGGATCCAGCTCCGGAAAGTAGCTGCGGCCCAACCCGGAGCTGTCAGCCCCCAAATCCCGCAGGAAGTTCACCTTCTGGAACGCGGCGCCCAGGCTGCGGGCGGCATTGGCCAGTTCCCCGTCATGGCCGCCGGGGGCGCCGTCCATGGCCTGGAACACTTTCAGGCACATCAACCCCACCACCTCGGCGGATCCATAGATGTACTCCTCGAGGCTGTCGGGCGTATGGCGGCTCACGCTC
Proteins encoded in this window:
- a CDS encoding phytoene/squalene synthase family protein is translated as MGIDPLSHYSETASRSAGVVIGSYSTSFGLACLLLGSRERRDIENIYALVRVADEVVDGAAEAAGLDPAAVCAQLDRLELETEQALATGYSTNMVVHAFALTARRTSIDTSLTKPFFASMRTDVSVSRHTPDSLEEYIYGSAEVVGLMCLKVFQAMDGAPGGHDGELANAARSLGAAFQKVNFLRDLGADSSGLGRSYFPELDPAAFDDGHKMALLAEIRHDLAVAKAGMVFLSPPARRAVRLAHDIFLALVVKLERVPAAELAGRRVRVPGYRKACIALAVCAGNWRTGSGAAGTAAVTR